The window CATTTTTGTAATTAACATTTGGTGCAACTTTTGAAGATcttgaaattttacttttgtgACATAACACCGATCATTAATTTTAATGCTTctacataaaagaaaaaagacaaaaaaagggATTAATTAGTTACCCTTAGTGcaactttcttgaaattgttCATAGCTCTGAATTGTTTGAGTCTACTCAAAACAGCATTGTCAAGTGGTGTATCTGGTGCATCCCCATCCTCCTTGATCCATGGATGATCTGATTTCATATAcaaataatttacttagaaattaATCATAACTGTTTTTTTTAAAACCTATATTTGCTTCAAGCTAAGTATCATAGTTAAACATTCATAATTGATATACAATTTAACATTAGTTTAACTAATTCTGCATTAACAGTGTAACGAATCTTTAGATCACTTATCTGTTATAGTAAGCAACCTGCCTAATTTTTAAGATCACAAACCATCTTTTGAATGACATGatagaataatatttttgttacaCTTTATAGTTGTATTAGTTAAACTGATTTAATATAGAATAAGGGTGAATAATTAATCAACTTACTTAACACTTGGATTGCTGTTAACCTCTGCTTGGGATCTGTAGTCAACATCTTCCTGACAATGTCTTTGGCACCATGGGAAATTGAAGGCCATGGATCACTTGAAAAATCAACATGTCCACGCAAAATTGCGTTGAATATTCCATGTTCAGTTTctgaaaacaaataaaaataataatcattcatTAACCTCTAATTAATCTTACTTAAGATTGACACACAATTAATTACTAGGATTTTCATTGTACatatttaaagtgaatttccaccAAGAGTATATTAGTAATATTCAATCATATTAAGGGGCAATAAAAGAGTAAAGGGAGGATATCCTATTGATTAAGTTCAACTATTACCCATTTTTCACAATGTAAAAGTTTTTCGCATAATCATCATGTTCAGCTGTGTAATTGTTGATAATAATTCTAATTAGCTaatctaaaaatgaaataagaaaatagtcTATCTTAATTAATTTCCTTGATCACATTCACGATTTGGACACATACAGTTTGTAGATAGAAAATAGTCTGTCTTAATTAGAGCCCCATACTCTCGGTCGGACTATAAACCGGAAGTATCATCCAGATCCCGAATCCGCCATCAATCATGCATGATCAAGGAGATTAATTAAAATAGATGACGATTTTCTTTTTGCCTCTTAATTATTGTTTTCTAAGTTAATACCCTAGAGTTTAAGTGATGATATTAAACATTAATATACCTGCCCAAAAAGGAGGAACACCAGAAAGAAGAATGTATAACATAACACCAACACTCCATATATCAACTTCTGGACCATATCTTCTCTTCAATACTTCTGGTGCAATGTAATATGCACTGCCCACTATGTCCTTAAACACATCTCCTGCACAATACAAAATCTAACAATGAGATAAACAACACTaactgttttttcttttctttcaacaCTAACtgttttttctttactttctttcttcttcttttttttgtgtgtgtgtgtttttgtgtttgagCCAGTAGTTCAGGTGCACATTTCAACTTGCACCTATTACATCTCACTAGCACATGTATATGATAATAaccttttttaaaatatgaattttgggatttttattaattaatcagGAACATAATACAATACATAAACCAATCGATCAGCCCAAAGTGAAATAAAAAGACAGCACAAAAAATTCTAACCTACCAGCCCAAATCGGACAAGGTCCATGTATCTGATAACTACTCTATTCACCATGACTTAGGTAAATGAGAAGAAATGACTAGCATTTTTTCTATGCAATGTTCCCTTTGCATCTCCCAAGGTTTTCACCTATTGACCTCTAGGTCACACAGGCCTTTTGGTCAATCGTCCTACATGGGCTTCACCATTAATGTGCTAGTGCCGTAAACGTGCACGGTGCATGCATATATTATACAAAAAATGGAAGTGCATAAAAGTAAAGTTATTAACGTACCTTGCTTATAAAATACGGAAAGACCAAAGTCTGTAGCCTTGAGAGGTGAATCCTCATCTTTATTAAGGAGGAGAAAATTTTCCGGCTTGAGATCTCTATGAATAACTCCCATAGAATGACAAGTATGTACAATTTGCACAATTGTCCTAAGCAAAGTCGCTGCAGCACGTTCAGTGTAATGTCCCTTAGCAATTATTCTATCAAAAAGTTCACCACCAGCACATAATTCCATGACCAGATGCACAGAATTTTTGTCCTCATAAGCCCCTTTAAGTTCCACAATGTTTTGTTGGCCTGTTAAATGGTGCATTATTTGTACTTCCCTCTTCACATCTTCAATATCCTCTTTATTAACCAATTTCCTTTTAGCTATTGTCTTACAAGCAAATTGTTCACCACTTTGTTTATGTGTACATAAATGTGTCACACCAAATTGACCCCTCCCTAATTCTTTACCTATAGAATATGTTTTTCTAACATCTTCCATTGGCCTGCCTAAAACTGGCCCTATAGGGGAATTTTTAGATGGTTTTGAAGAAGGGTCAGGAGATTTTGGTGGTGTAACTGGGGcatgtttttgttttttagaCTTATTTGCAATTGATTGATCATTTTTTGTATTCGATGTTTCTGTCATAGTACTCATGTGATGATCTCCATCATTAGGTTGGCCCCTTGAACAACAATAGTTCCCCATTGTATTAGGGGGACTAAAAGGGCAAAgaaatgaagatgatgaagaaataACACCAAAGAGAAATCAAAAGAGTTAATctaggagaaagaaaaaaataaatgggtgAATGAAGCAAAGTGATGGTGATGATTGAGGGGTGGCAAGGAGAGAAACAAAACTAAACTTTGCATTTGGAGGggtcaaagaaaaaagaaaaatgaatattAGAGGTTGAGAAAATTgtctttcttatttcttattttttatttttttgcatttgaCTTTGAATTCGTCACTGGGTAAAATATGTTACGTCATCCTATTCATATGGTCTTTTTATTAAAGGTATTTACGCACTTTCAAGAAagattataataatattaataaacgTTTCTTTCTTTcgttttttttggttaaaagggTGCctttcaatataataaataaaatattacagAAAGTATTACATATAACAGGGCTCAGCCCGAATTAATTACAAAAGTGTAGTAGTTTCGCTCATTTGAGAATAGAGCATTTGGATTAACAGATCTTTCAAAAAAAGTTTCTCTTAAACGTTTCACTCGATTAACATTCTACTAATTTGAGCTGTAATGATGAAATTTAAGaagtcatatttttaaaaatataatttaacttcacatataataataattagacagAGAAATTAAAGTAAATTATCTCTTCTGAATAATTAGAAGCCATTGCTTTAATTTTATACTTTCCTGAATTTGGATGGTCTAAATCATTCAATGGTGTGAATGATAATTGGAGCAAATATATTCATCCTTAAAGAAGAGAATTAAACCTACAAATAACTTTGAATGAAAAGGAGGCATAGAGCAACTATCGAAAAACTTAACAAACTACAATAATTATTGGTAATTTTTGTCAGTTCAACTGCACCatacaagttaaaaaaaaaaaaaaaaaaaaaaaaaaaaaaaaaaaaaaaaaNNNNNNNNNNNNNNNNNNNNNNNNNNNNNNNNNNNNNNNNNNNNNNNNNNNNNNNNNNNNNNNNNNNNNNNNNNNNNNNNNNNNNNNNNNNNNNNNNNNNAACTAATAAGCAAATGCAAGTCTACTACTAGGGTACATGGAAGGATAAAAACAAATCCAATttttctctt of the Capsicum annuum cultivar UCD-10X-F1 chromosome 11, UCD10Xv1.1, whole genome shotgun sequence genome contains:
- the LOC107854315 gene encoding calcium-dependent protein kinase 17-like, whose translation is MGNYCCSRGQPNDGDHHMSTMTETSNTKNDQSIANKSKKQKHAPVTPPKSPDPSSKPSKNSPIGPVLGRPMEDVRKTYSIGKELGRGQFGVTHLCTHKQSGEQFACKTIAKRKLVNKEDIEDVKREVQIMHHLTGQQNIVELKGAYEDKNSVHLVMELCAGGELFDRIIAKGHYTERAAATLLRTIVQIVHTCHSMGVIHRDLKPENFLLLNKDEDSPLKATDFGLSVFYKQGDVFKDIVGSAYYIAPEVLKRRYGPEVDIWSVGVMLYILLSGVPPFWAETEHGIFNAILRGHVDFSSDPWPSISHGAKDIVRKMLTTDPKQRLTAIQVLNHPWIKEDGDAPDTPLDNAVLSRLKQFRAMNNFKKVALRVIAGCLSEEEIMGLKQMFKSMDADNSGAITLEELKQGFAQQGTKLSDYEIQQLMEAADADGNGTIDYEEFITATMHMNRMDKEEHLYTAFQYFDKDNSGYITLEELEQALLEFGIDDGKDIKEIVAEVDSNNDGRINYEEFAAMMRKGTPDAAAELKKRRESFVA